One stretch of Holophagaceae bacterium DNA includes these proteins:
- a CDS encoding 50S ribosomal protein L10 — MEKTKKISEVASLKGTFSSATTAVVVEFKGLTVDKDTAFRKSIRDSKSQYRVSKNTLLRLAVKDTAFESFAEKFQGASAVASTNQDAIALAKAVQGFLKDNPAVTFKAAIMDGKSISAGELQALAELPSREVLISKLLYLMQYPISGLAIALDGIRKQKEGAA, encoded by the coding sequence ATGGAAAAGACCAAGAAAATCTCCGAGGTCGCATCGCTCAAGGGCACCTTCTCTTCCGCCACCACCGCGGTGGTCGTGGAGTTCAAGGGGCTGACCGTGGACAAGGACACTGCGTTCCGGAAGTCGATCCGCGACAGCAAGAGCCAGTACCGGGTGTCCAAGAACACCCTGCTCCGCCTGGCGGTGAAAGACACGGCCTTCGAAAGCTTCGCCGAGAAATTCCAAGGCGCTTCGGCCGTCGCCAGCACGAATCAGGATGCGATCGCCTTGGCCAAGGCCGTGCAGGGTTTCCTCAAGGACAACCCGGCCGTCACCTTCAAGGCCGCCATCATGGATGGCAAGTCCATCAGCGCCGGGGAGCTGCAAGCCCTGGCCGAGCTTCCCAGCCGCGAAGTCCTCATCAGCAAACTGCTGTATCTCATGCAGTACCCGATTTCCGGCCTGGCCATCGCGCTGGACGGCATCCGCAAGCAAAAGGAAGGCGCGGCCTGA
- the rplL gene encoding 50S ribosomal protein L7/L12, with the protein MALTADQLIQEIEGMTVLDLANLVKALEERFGVSAAAMAAPAAGGAAAGPAAEEQTEFNVELTDCGANKLNVIKAIREIVAGLGLKEAKDLVDAAPKVVKEGASKEEATKIKEKLEAAGAKVTIK; encoded by the coding sequence ATGGCTCTCACCGCTGATCAACTGATCCAGGAAATTGAAGGAATGACCGTTCTCGACCTGGCCAACCTCGTGAAGGCCCTCGAGGAGCGCTTCGGCGTCTCCGCCGCCGCCATGGCCGCCCCCGCCGCCGGTGGCGCCGCCGCCGGCCCCGCGGCCGAAGAGCAGACCGAGTTCAACGTGGAGCTCACGGATTGTGGCGCCAACAAGTTGAACGTCATCAAGGCGATCCGCGAGATCGTGGCAGGCCTGGGCCTCAAGGAAGCCAAGGACCTGGTGGATGCCGCCCCCAAGGTGGTCAAGGAAGGCGCCTCCAAGGAAGAAGCCACCAAGATCAAGGAAAAGCTCGAAGCTGCTGGCGCCAAAGTTACAATCAAGTAA
- the rpoB gene encoding DNA-directed RNA polymerase subunit beta: MSVQQNIYRQRHNFSKIRSLVPIPNLIDIQKRSYDEFLQMNLLHGEREIRGLKSVFESMFPVQNGKNADGSDASLEIEFLDYTVGHWACKCQKFVGLEHLRTVCKNCSHSIVTDHPKDPSVDCPKCGTRNKNAATICDVCSEPVSLHSKMSMEECVERGATMASPLKIRVRLNQFEKDDKGNRRYKQSQESEVYFGDVPTMTDRGTFIINGTERVIVSQLHRSPGVFFSISPDKTQYSAQIIPYRGSWIEFELDAKGLLYARIDRKRKFLGSTFLRALGLFDETMADNQGLLRRFYTPARFVLKGSKISMVPGELMLGHHSTEDVKDPKSKTVIAAAGKKISRRLLEHMLKSGVKQVAVERDVLDGAVLLNDVVNMNTGEVLLEANEPFLQTHLEMFQAGNVTEFEVCFPEMDATGKVFSETLTKDHTEDAEEAAKELFKKIRPGEPATMESSKKLLYGMFFDPQKYDLSKVGRHKLNAKLSLETEMDARALRADDFVHTVNYLLRLKKYDTTRQEMGDIAPVRADDIDHLGNRRVRSVGELLENCFRVGLVRVQRAIKEKFSMAQDPNSPLQAHDLINSKPVIAAMKEFFGSSQLSQFMDQTNPLSEITHKRRLSALGPGGLSRDRAGFEVRDVHTSHYGRICPIETPEGPNIGLISSLSCYARINEYGFIESPYLKVEDGKIVNFAKVTSVGDSKFGYMQVVRLDELEKENKKLEKEGKRPAKFEMHAFYLSAWEEDEHIIAQANATVDDKGNILDEYVTSRQAGETKIVERAKVTLMDVSPKQVVSVAASLIPFLENDDANRALMGANMQRQAVPLIRTEAPIVGTGMEYVAAKDSGACVICRRSGIVETVDANRIVVRVEDDPDTEGLESGVDIYTLTKFARSNQNTCLNQRPLVKKGEYVTANQILADGPCTDHGELALGRNLVVAYMPWRGYNFEDAILISERVVKEDLYTTIHIEEFEVHARDTKLGPEEITRDIPQIREEMLKNLDESGIIRIGATVRHGDILVGKVTPKGETVLSPEEKLLRAIFGEKASDVKDASLTVPPGIEGTVVDVKVFTRKGQEKDLRTQAIEHDQVVKWEKDLEDEERIIRAEAKKKIVVLLKGKELSEMLKDDKGKELLPPKKKLTQNMLEAVPYHRFRQISVAAGKERLEAQVLDILDKTESQLKVLRDILAEREDRLKKGDELMPGVLKTVKCYVAVKRKLQVGDKMAGRHGNKGVVSRILPVEDMPYLPNGQQVDIVLNPLGVPSRMNIGQVLECHLGWAGRTLGVHFSTPVFDGAREGDIKEFLKKAWEKNGKIGPDVTGKTLLFDGMTGEAFEQPVNVGCVYMLKLHHLVDNKIHARSIGPYSLITQQPLGGKAQFGGQRFGEMEVWALEAYGAAHVLQELLTYKSDDMHGRTQIYQAIIKGETIKDPGLPESFNVVKKELNALCIDVEMLTREELAPSFEGEDSAFSIDA; the protein is encoded by the coding sequence ATGAGCGTTCAACAGAACATCTACCGCCAGCGACACAATTTCTCGAAGATTCGCTCCCTGGTTCCCATCCCGAATCTCATCGACATCCAGAAGCGGAGCTACGACGAATTCCTCCAGATGAACCTGCTCCATGGCGAGCGCGAAATCCGCGGCCTCAAGTCGGTTTTCGAGTCCATGTTCCCGGTGCAGAACGGGAAAAACGCAGACGGGTCCGATGCCTCCCTGGAAATCGAGTTCCTGGACTACACCGTGGGCCATTGGGCCTGCAAGTGCCAGAAGTTCGTGGGATTGGAGCATCTGCGCACGGTCTGCAAGAACTGCAGCCATAGCATCGTGACGGACCATCCGAAGGATCCTTCGGTGGACTGCCCCAAATGCGGAACGCGCAACAAGAATGCGGCGACCATCTGCGACGTGTGCAGCGAGCCGGTGAGCCTGCACTCGAAGATGAGCATGGAAGAGTGTGTCGAGCGCGGCGCCACCATGGCGAGCCCCCTCAAGATCCGCGTGCGCCTGAACCAGTTCGAGAAGGACGACAAGGGCAACCGCAGGTACAAGCAGAGCCAGGAATCCGAGGTCTATTTCGGCGACGTTCCGACCATGACGGACCGCGGCACCTTCATCATCAACGGCACCGAGCGCGTGATCGTGAGCCAGCTGCACCGCAGCCCGGGCGTCTTCTTCTCCATTAGCCCCGACAAGACCCAGTACAGCGCCCAGATCATCCCCTACCGCGGCTCCTGGATCGAATTCGAGCTGGACGCCAAGGGCCTGCTCTACGCGCGCATCGACCGCAAGCGCAAATTCCTGGGCTCGACCTTCCTGCGCGCCCTGGGGCTCTTCGACGAGACCATGGCGGACAACCAGGGGTTGCTGCGCCGCTTCTACACGCCCGCGCGCTTCGTCCTGAAGGGCTCGAAGATCAGCATGGTCCCCGGCGAACTGATGCTGGGCCACCATTCCACCGAGGACGTCAAGGATCCCAAGTCCAAGACGGTGATCGCCGCCGCGGGCAAAAAGATCAGCCGCCGCCTTCTGGAGCACATGCTCAAATCCGGCGTGAAGCAGGTGGCCGTGGAGCGCGATGTCCTCGACGGCGCCGTGCTGCTGAACGACGTCGTGAACATGAACACCGGCGAAGTGCTGCTGGAGGCCAACGAGCCGTTCCTCCAGACCCACCTCGAAATGTTCCAGGCCGGCAATGTCACGGAATTCGAAGTCTGCTTCCCGGAAATGGACGCCACCGGCAAGGTCTTCAGCGAAACGCTGACCAAGGACCACACCGAGGACGCCGAGGAAGCCGCCAAGGAGCTCTTCAAGAAGATCCGGCCAGGCGAGCCCGCCACCATGGAAAGCAGCAAGAAGCTGCTCTACGGCATGTTCTTCGATCCCCAGAAGTACGACCTCAGCAAGGTGGGCCGGCACAAGCTCAACGCCAAGCTGTCGCTGGAGACCGAGATGGATGCCCGCGCGCTGCGCGCGGATGACTTCGTCCATACGGTCAACTACCTGCTGCGCCTGAAGAAGTACGACACAACGCGGCAGGAGATGGGCGACATCGCGCCGGTCCGCGCGGACGACATCGACCACCTGGGCAACCGCCGCGTGCGGTCCGTCGGCGAATTGCTGGAAAACTGCTTCCGCGTGGGCCTCGTCCGCGTGCAGCGGGCCATCAAGGAGAAGTTCTCCATGGCCCAGGATCCCAACTCGCCGCTCCAGGCCCACGACCTCATCAACAGCAAGCCCGTCATCGCGGCCATGAAGGAATTCTTCGGGTCCTCGCAGCTTTCGCAGTTCATGGACCAGACCAATCCGCTGTCCGAAATCACCCACAAGCGCCGCTTGTCGGCCCTCGGACCGGGCGGCCTCAGCCGCGATCGCGCGGGCTTCGAAGTGCGCGACGTGCACACGTCCCACTACGGCCGCATCTGCCCCATCGAAACGCCGGAAGGCCCGAACATCGGCTTGATCTCCTCCCTCTCGTGCTACGCCCGCATCAACGAATACGGCTTCATCGAGTCCCCCTACCTCAAGGTGGAGGACGGCAAGATCGTGAACTTCGCGAAGGTCACGAGCGTCGGCGATTCCAAGTTCGGCTACATGCAGGTGGTGCGCCTGGACGAACTGGAGAAGGAAAACAAGAAGCTCGAAAAAGAGGGCAAGCGCCCCGCCAAGTTCGAGATGCACGCCTTCTACCTGAGCGCCTGGGAAGAGGACGAGCACATCATCGCGCAGGCCAACGCCACCGTGGACGACAAGGGCAACATCCTGGATGAATACGTCACCTCGCGGCAGGCTGGCGAGACGAAGATCGTCGAGCGCGCCAAGGTGACGCTCATGGACGTCTCCCCCAAGCAGGTGGTGTCCGTCGCCGCTTCGCTTATCCCCTTCCTCGAGAACGACGACGCAAACCGGGCCCTCATGGGCGCGAACATGCAGCGCCAGGCCGTGCCCCTCATCCGCACCGAAGCCCCCATCGTGGGCACGGGCATGGAATACGTGGCCGCCAAGGACTCCGGCGCCTGCGTGATCTGCCGCCGTTCGGGCATCGTCGAGACCGTGGATGCCAACCGCATCGTGGTCCGGGTCGAGGACGACCCGGATACCGAGGGCCTGGAAAGCGGCGTGGACATCTACACGCTCACCAAGTTCGCGCGCTCCAACCAGAACACCTGCCTGAACCAGCGCCCCCTCGTGAAGAAGGGCGAATACGTCACGGCCAACCAGATCCTGGCGGACGGCCCCTGCACCGACCATGGCGAACTGGCCCTGGGCCGCAACCTGGTCGTGGCCTACATGCCCTGGCGCGGCTACAACTTCGAGGACGCCATCCTGATCTCCGAGCGCGTCGTCAAGGAAGACCTCTACACGACGATCCACATCGAGGAATTCGAAGTCCACGCCCGCGACACCAAGCTGGGCCCCGAGGAAATCACCCGCGACATCCCGCAGATCCGCGAGGAGATGCTCAAGAACCTCGACGAATCCGGCATCATCCGCATCGGCGCCACGGTGCGCCATGGCGACATCCTCGTGGGCAAGGTCACGCCCAAGGGCGAGACCGTGCTTTCTCCCGAGGAAAAGCTCCTGCGCGCCATCTTCGGCGAGAAAGCCAGCGACGTGAAGGACGCCAGCCTGACCGTGCCCCCCGGTATCGAAGGCACCGTGGTGGACGTCAAGGTCTTCACCCGCAAGGGCCAGGAGAAGGATCTCCGCACCCAGGCCATCGAGCACGACCAGGTGGTCAAGTGGGAGAAGGATCTCGAAGACGAGGAGCGGATCATCCGCGCCGAGGCCAAGAAGAAGATCGTGGTCCTGCTGAAGGGCAAGGAACTGAGCGAAATGCTCAAGGATGACAAGGGCAAGGAACTACTTCCCCCCAAGAAGAAGCTCACGCAGAACATGCTGGAAGCCGTGCCCTACCACCGCTTCCGCCAGATCAGCGTGGCCGCGGGCAAGGAGCGCCTCGAAGCCCAGGTCCTGGACATCCTCGACAAGACCGAGAGCCAGCTCAAAGTGCTGCGGGACATCCTCGCCGAGCGCGAAGACCGCCTGAAGAAGGGCGACGAGCTCATGCCCGGCGTGCTGAAGACCGTCAAGTGCTATGTGGCCGTCAAGAGGAAGCTCCAGGTCGGCGACAAGATGGCCGGCCGCCACGGCAACAAGGGCGTGGTGAGCCGCATCCTGCCCGTGGAGGACATGCCCTACCTGCCGAACGGCCAGCAGGTGGACATCGTGCTGAACCCCTTGGGCGTTCCTTCCCGAATGAACATCGGGCAGGTGCTCGAATGCCACTTGGGCTGGGCCGGACGGACCCTCGGCGTCCACTTCTCCACGCCCGTGTTCGATGGCGCCCGGGAAGGCGACATCAAGGAATTCCTGAAAAAAGCCTGGGAGAAGAACGGCAAGATCGGTCCGGATGTCACCGGCAAGACGCTGCTCTTCGACGGAATGACCGGCGAAGCCTTCGAACAGCCCGTGAACGTCGGCTGCGTCTACATGCTCAAGCTGCACCACCTCGTCGACAACAAGATCCACGCCCGGAGCATCGGACCCTACTCGCTCATCACGCAGCAGCCCCTGGGCGGCAAGGCCCAGTTCGGCGGCCAGCGCTTCGGCGAAATGGAAGTCTGGGCCCTGGAAGCCTACGGCGCGGCCCACGTGCTGCAGGAGCTCCTGACCTACAAGTCCGACGACATGCACGGCCGCACGCAGATCTACCAGGCCATCATCAAGGGCGAAACCATCAAGGATCCGGGCCTCCCGGAGAGCTTCAACGTCGTGAAGAAAGAGCTCAATGCGCTCTGCATCGATGTGGAAATGCTCACCCGCGAGGAACTGGCCCCGAGCTTCGAAGGCGAGGATTCCGCCTTTTCCATCGACGCATAG